The following proteins are co-located in the Anas platyrhynchos isolate ZD024472 breed Pekin duck chromosome 1, IASCAAS_PekinDuck_T2T, whole genome shotgun sequence genome:
- the SCAF11 gene encoding protein SCAF11 isoform X2 has translation MRNRKQCIQDTEGQKHEGMEGEEKEESCSCSTSLYDGSMCPICLNGLLEQEIGVPESCSHTFCMTCILKWAETQASCPIDRRPFQAVCRLNALEDQIKVQVKQQQRKKEEENCACNKEKYSHTKIRSFLRRALCPNRGPLTAKLSKVVKKKYSNILYDKRNRKALSVKINKPRRKTCWNECFRTNFYSTLPAGGSNEESFLSCRNDCTELTEVNAVIRQKRQELELSCSSVLARVERIPLMSYGAEAETFLITSATVAGTILPANIRPLENFGKGYAVACTQEGEEKKQASGSSGTRGARRKAVNTTPRRRSARNTKNETLGQSRSSPRSSSSGCSAPDGNNQPLNKSSLESEKALPKRKSKRIVKQQTPLAKKKLRSSARSEKSSSDSVDDDDTTESEAVQTVDKDQQSDNESSSASLPQKNDAETESANGLESCNEHTETEETTGEHGKDEDTSGDADTSFSVQEPPVLTSGGESQEFEVKGLTEKNVDLKNQDICENTTEQMEIRASSTDEVCDHATSEKSDQILCSPQNELLENIDTLRKVQQSIDSPENELLEYPKPLEQDQPLESPRSKLQEHTEAAEIDDSGAEEKTEHTEAVEIDDSGAEEKTVEECASTNIQSFKTVQDKEPDTLISNTPTDSTSEQSLNEKTVPEGEESRTSESPQVNAEHKHLGEDNNEMIPMDCDSFCSDQNEPHIEQLPPAETTEQGEMDSVGCDAVNCTSVSGPSDEKDETIPQEKECQSELKKDKKTRTRRSRFHSPSTTWSPSRREGRKSQSPSPKRERTIDRSSRSPKKETVREGRRSLSRSPKREALKDEKKAPSRSPKRETVRESRRSSSRSRTRDSSPRQKSRSRSSDRDSQRRDRDRERRNRRWSRSRSRSRSRSRSRTRNKGFSSSRNERDGHSPRWKERWANDSWRSPRGNDRYRRSDQEKQNENLKEKDNTEKNSDEQCSSDKRRNDCPDWVMERINSVPEGRNRERDKPHWEDSRHDNSGHGWNKNFGSGWIPNRGRGHRGRGGRGRGGFMYGDQSENHWQNRKPLSGNSNGSGNETTRFSEHQPYKHKNEQDYSFDTPADRSGWTSASSWAVRKTLPADVQNYYSRRGRNSPSPQSGWGMRQEEETSEQDPNLKDQGNQQSDGSQLPVNMMQQQMNVMPQVNAQHQPMNMFPYPVGVHPPMMNMQRSPFNIHPPMPMHLHAGVPLVQGMQNAAHVSNNMSAPALPAPTAVLGNVGTVQGPSSGNATSSSHVKSSNPAVKPGENKASVTVEATADSSKKDQKLLIQEKAAQEVKLAIKPFYQNKDITKEEYKEIVRKAVDKVCHSKSGEVNSAKVANLVKAYVDKYKHSRKKNPEEAVSCDRK, from the exons GTTCAggtaaaacaacagcaaaggaaaaaagaagaggaaaactgTGCCTGCAATAAGGAAAAATATAGCCATACAAAGATAAGAAGTTTCCTGAG AAGAGCTCTATGTCCAAACAGAGGGCCTTTAACAGCAAAATTGAGCAaagttgtgaagaaaaaataca GTAATATTTTGTATGACAAACGTAACAGGAAAGCTTTGTCTGTGAAGATAAACAAG CCCAGAAGAAAGACCTGCTGGAACGAGTGCTTCAGGACTAATTTCTACAGTACACTTCCGGCCGGTGGTAGCAATGAAGAATCCTTTCTTAGCTGTAGGAATGACTG TACAGAACTCACAGAAGTCAATGCAGTGATCAGGCAGAAGAGACAAGAACTGGAATTGTCCTGTTCATCTGTGCTTGCTAGAGTTGAAAG aattcCTTTAATGTCTTATGGAGCTGAAGCTGAGACCTTTCTTATTACTTCTGCTACAGTGGCAGGGACAATTCTTCCAGCAAATATCAGGCCTTTGGAAAACTTtg GCAAAGGATATGCTGTTGCATGTACCcaagaaggagaagagaaaaaacaagctTCAGGTTCATCTGGCACTAGGGGAGCTAGAAGGAAAGCAGTTAATACTACTCCTAGAAGAAGGTCTGCACGGAACACTAAAAATGAGACTCTGGGTCAGTCTCGGAGCTCACCTCGGTCAAGCAGTTCTGGATGCAGTGCCCCTGATGGCAACAACCAGCCTCTGAATAAGTCTTCTTTAGAATCAGAGAAAGCTCTTCCAAAACGAAAGTCTAAAAGAATAGTTAAACAACAAACACCTCTGGCtaaaaagaaactgagaagTTCTGCACGTTCTGAAAAGTCATCCAGTGATTCAGTAGATGATGACGACACTACTGAATCTGAAGCAGTTCAAACAGTAGATAAAGACCAGCAGTCAGATAATGAAAGCAGTAGTGCAAGCCTTCCACAGAAAAATGATGCAGAAACAGAATCTGCCAATGGACTGGAAAGCTGTAATGAACATACGGAAACTGAGGAAACTACAGGAGAACATGGCAAAGATGAAGACACTTCAGGCGATGCAGATACAAGTTTTTCAGTCCAAGAACCTCCAGTACTAACTTCAGGGGGAGAAAGTCAGGAATTTGAAGTAAAAGGTCTTACTGAAAAAAACGTAGATCTTAAGAATCAGGATATCTGTGAAAACACTACTGAACAAATGGAAATAAGAGCAAGTTCCACAGATGAGGTATGTGACCATGCaacatctgaaaaatcagaTCAGATATTGTGCAGTCCTCAAAATGAATTACTGGAGAACATAGATACTTTGAGAAAAGTACAACAGTCAATAGATAGCCCAGAAAATGAATTGCTGGAGTATCCTAAACCTTTGGAACAAGATCAGCCATTAGAGAGCCCAAGAAGTAAATTGCAAGAACATACAGAAGCCGCAGAAATAGATGATTCTggggcagaagaaaaaacagaacataCAGAAGCTGTAGAAATAGATGATTCTggggcagaagaaaaaacagtagaAGAGTGTGCAAGTACAAATATTCAAAGCTTTAAAACTGTTCAAGACAAAGAACCAGATACATTAATAAGCAATACTCCTACAGACAGTACATCAGAACAATCCTTGAATGAGAAGACTGTGCCAGAAGGTGAAGAGAGTAGAACTTCGGAGTCACCTCAGGTAAATGCTGAACATAAACATCTTGGAGAAGATAACAATGAAATGATACCAATGGATTGCGACTCATTTTGCAGTGACCAGAACGAGCCTCACATTGAACAGTTGCCACCGGCTGAAACAACAGAGCAGGGAGAAATGGACTCAGTAGGGTGTGATGCAGTAAACTGTACATCAGTTTCAGGGCCTTCTGATGAAAAAGATGAAACTATTCCTCAAGAAAAAGAGTGTCAGTCAGAActcaaaaaagacaaaaagactcGAACAAGAAGGTCTAGATTTCACTCTCCATCAACAACTTGGTCTCCTTCTAGAAGAGAAGGCAGGAAATCTCAATCACCATCCCCTAAAAGGGAGAGAACCATAGACAGGAGCTCCCGATCACCAAAGAAGGAAACTGTTAGGGAGGGAAGGAGATCTTTATCTCGGTCTCCAAAAAGAGAGGCActcaaagatgagaaaaaagcGCCATCTCGATCTCCAAAGAGGGAGACTGTCAGGGAAAGTAGGAGATCATCTTCTCGGTCAAGAACTAGGGATTCATCTCCCAGGCAAAAATCTAGATCTCGAAGCAGTGATAGAGATAGTCAAAGAAGAGATCGTGATagagagagaagaaataggAGATGGTCTAGGTCCCGGTCACGATCTAGGTCGAGATCGAGATCCAGGACAAGAAATAAAGGGTTTTCATCCTCTAGAAATGAGAGGGATGGTCATTCACCTCGATGGAAAGAGAGATGGGCAAATGACAGCTGGAGGAGTCCCAGAGGAAACGATCGATACAGAAGAAGTGATCaagagaaacagaatgaaaatctTAAAGAGAAGgacaatacagaaaaaaacagtgatgaACAATGTTCTTCAGACAAGCGGAGGAATGATTGTCCGGACTGGGTAATGGAAAGGATAAATTCTGTTCCTGAGGGCAGgaacagagagagagacaaacCACATTGGGAAGACAGCAGACATGATAATTCAGGACACGGTTGGAATAAAAACTTTGGTTCAGGTTGGATTCCAAATCGAGGGAGAGGTCACCGTGGCAGAGGTGGACGTGGCAGAGGTGGTTTCATGTATGGAGACCAGAGTGAAAATCACTGGCAAAATAGAAAACCTCTCTCAGGGAACTCAAATGGTTCTGGGAATGAAACTACAAGGTTCTCAGAACATCAGCCATACAAACATAAGAATGAGCAGGATTATTCTTTTGATACACCTGCTGATAGATCTGGGTGGACATCTGCCTCCAGCTGGGCTGTGAGAAAGACTTTACCTGCTGATGTGCAGAATTATTATTCCAGAAGAGGACGAAATTCTCCAAGCCCACAGTCTGGATGGGGAATGAGACAAGAAGAGGAGACATCTGAACAAG ATCCAAACCTCAAAGACCAAGGCAACCAGCAAAGTGATGGCTCTCAGTTACCAGTAAATATGATGCAGCAGCAGATGAACGTAATGCCGCAGGTGAACGCACAGCACCAACCCATGAATATGTTTCCATACCCCGTGGGTGTCCATCCTCCCATGATGAACATGCAACGCAGTCCTTTCAACATCCACCCTCCGATGCCCATGCATCTCCACGCCGGAGTGCCTCTCGTTCAG gGTATGCAAAATGCTGCTCATGTGAGTAATAACATGAGTGCTCCAGCCTTGCCTGCGCCAACAGCAGTCCTGGGAAACGTGGGAACAGTTCAGGGACCAAGTTCTGGTAATGCAACGTCATCGAGTCACGTCAAAAGCTCTAATCCAGCTGTAaaaccaggagaaaacaaagcaagtgtGACAGTGGAAGCCACCGCAGATAGCTCGAAGAAGGACCAG aaattGTTAATTCAAGAAAAAGCGGCACAGGAGGTCAAGCTAGCTATTAAGCCTTTCTACCAAAATAAAGACATCACTAAGGAAGAATATAAAGAAATTGTGCGGAAAGCTGTGGATAAA GTTTGTCATAGCAAGAGCGGAGAAGTTAATTCTGCAAAAGTGGCCAATCTAGTGAAAGCGTATGTAGACAAATACAAACATTCTCggaagaaaaatccagaagAGGCAGTCTCCTGTGACAGGAAATAG
- the SCAF11 gene encoding protein SCAF11 isoform X1, whose product MRNRKQCIQDTEGQKHEGMEGEEKEESCSCSTSLYDGSMCPICLNGLLEQEIGVPESCSHTFCMTCILKWAETQASCPIDRRPFQAVCRLNALEDQIKVQVKQQQRKKEEENCACNKEKYSHTKIRSFLRRALCPNRGPLTAKLSKVVKKKYSNILYDKRNRKALSVKINKPRRKTCWNECFRTNFYSTLPAGGSNEESFLSCRNDCTELTEVNAVIRQKRQELELSCSSVLARVERIPLMSYGAEAETFLITSATVAGTILPANIRPLENFGKGYAVACTQEGEEKKQASGSSGTRGARRKAVNTTPRRRSARNTKNETLGQSRSSPRSSSSGCSAPDGNNQPLNKSSLESEKALPKRKSKRIVKQQTPLAKKKLRSSARSEKSSSDSVDDDDTTESEAVQTVDKDQQSDNESSSASLPQKNDAETESANGLESCNEHTETEETTGEHGKDEDTSGDADTSFSVQEPPVLTSGGESQEFEVKGLTEKNVDLKNQDICENTTEQMEIRASSTDEVCDHATSEKSDQILCSPQNELLENIDTLRKVQQSIDSPENELLEYPKPLEQDQPLESPRSKLQEHTEAAEIDDSGAEEKTEHTEAVEIDDSGAEEKTVEECASTNIQSFKTVQDKEPDTLISNTPTDSTSEQSLNEKTVPEGEESRTSESPQVNAEHKHLGEDNNEMIPMDCDSFCSDQNEPHIEQLPPAETTEQGEMDSVGCDAVNCTSVSGPSDEKDETIPQEKECQSELKKDKKTRTRRSRFHSPSTTWSPSRREGRKSQSPSPKRERTIDRSSRSPKKETVREGRRSLSRSPKREALKDEKKAPSRSPKRETVRESRRSSSRSRTRDSSPRQKSRSRSSDRDSQRRDRDRERRNRRWSRSRSRSRSRSRSRTRNKGFSSSRNERDGHSPRWKERWANDSWRSPRGNDRYRRSDQEKQNENLKEKDNTEKNSDEQCSSDKRRNDCPDWVMERINSVPEGRNRERDKPHWEDSRHDNSGHGWNKNFGSGWIPNRGRGHRGRGGRGRGGFMYGDQSENHWQNRKPLSGNSNGSGNETTRFSEHQPYKHKNEQDYSFDTPADRSGWTSASSWAVRKTLPADVQNYYSRRGRNSPSPQSGWGMRQEEETSEQDPNLKDQGNQQSDGSQLPVNMMQQQMNVMPQVNAQHQPMNMFPYPVGVHPPMMNMQRSPFNIHPPMPMHLHAGVPLVQVAAPTNLSQGLPPPPPPPPPSQQVNYIASQQDGKQLQGMQNAAHVSNNMSAPALPAPTAVLGNVGTVQGPSSGNATSSSHVKSSNPAVKPGENKASVTVEATADSSKKDQKLLIQEKAAQEVKLAIKPFYQNKDITKEEYKEIVRKAVDKVCHSKSGEVNSAKVANLVKAYVDKYKHSRKKNPEEAVSCDRK is encoded by the exons GTTCAggtaaaacaacagcaaaggaaaaaagaagaggaaaactgTGCCTGCAATAAGGAAAAATATAGCCATACAAAGATAAGAAGTTTCCTGAG AAGAGCTCTATGTCCAAACAGAGGGCCTTTAACAGCAAAATTGAGCAaagttgtgaagaaaaaataca GTAATATTTTGTATGACAAACGTAACAGGAAAGCTTTGTCTGTGAAGATAAACAAG CCCAGAAGAAAGACCTGCTGGAACGAGTGCTTCAGGACTAATTTCTACAGTACACTTCCGGCCGGTGGTAGCAATGAAGAATCCTTTCTTAGCTGTAGGAATGACTG TACAGAACTCACAGAAGTCAATGCAGTGATCAGGCAGAAGAGACAAGAACTGGAATTGTCCTGTTCATCTGTGCTTGCTAGAGTTGAAAG aattcCTTTAATGTCTTATGGAGCTGAAGCTGAGACCTTTCTTATTACTTCTGCTACAGTGGCAGGGACAATTCTTCCAGCAAATATCAGGCCTTTGGAAAACTTtg GCAAAGGATATGCTGTTGCATGTACCcaagaaggagaagagaaaaaacaagctTCAGGTTCATCTGGCACTAGGGGAGCTAGAAGGAAAGCAGTTAATACTACTCCTAGAAGAAGGTCTGCACGGAACACTAAAAATGAGACTCTGGGTCAGTCTCGGAGCTCACCTCGGTCAAGCAGTTCTGGATGCAGTGCCCCTGATGGCAACAACCAGCCTCTGAATAAGTCTTCTTTAGAATCAGAGAAAGCTCTTCCAAAACGAAAGTCTAAAAGAATAGTTAAACAACAAACACCTCTGGCtaaaaagaaactgagaagTTCTGCACGTTCTGAAAAGTCATCCAGTGATTCAGTAGATGATGACGACACTACTGAATCTGAAGCAGTTCAAACAGTAGATAAAGACCAGCAGTCAGATAATGAAAGCAGTAGTGCAAGCCTTCCACAGAAAAATGATGCAGAAACAGAATCTGCCAATGGACTGGAAAGCTGTAATGAACATACGGAAACTGAGGAAACTACAGGAGAACATGGCAAAGATGAAGACACTTCAGGCGATGCAGATACAAGTTTTTCAGTCCAAGAACCTCCAGTACTAACTTCAGGGGGAGAAAGTCAGGAATTTGAAGTAAAAGGTCTTACTGAAAAAAACGTAGATCTTAAGAATCAGGATATCTGTGAAAACACTACTGAACAAATGGAAATAAGAGCAAGTTCCACAGATGAGGTATGTGACCATGCaacatctgaaaaatcagaTCAGATATTGTGCAGTCCTCAAAATGAATTACTGGAGAACATAGATACTTTGAGAAAAGTACAACAGTCAATAGATAGCCCAGAAAATGAATTGCTGGAGTATCCTAAACCTTTGGAACAAGATCAGCCATTAGAGAGCCCAAGAAGTAAATTGCAAGAACATACAGAAGCCGCAGAAATAGATGATTCTggggcagaagaaaaaacagaacataCAGAAGCTGTAGAAATAGATGATTCTggggcagaagaaaaaacagtagaAGAGTGTGCAAGTACAAATATTCAAAGCTTTAAAACTGTTCAAGACAAAGAACCAGATACATTAATAAGCAATACTCCTACAGACAGTACATCAGAACAATCCTTGAATGAGAAGACTGTGCCAGAAGGTGAAGAGAGTAGAACTTCGGAGTCACCTCAGGTAAATGCTGAACATAAACATCTTGGAGAAGATAACAATGAAATGATACCAATGGATTGCGACTCATTTTGCAGTGACCAGAACGAGCCTCACATTGAACAGTTGCCACCGGCTGAAACAACAGAGCAGGGAGAAATGGACTCAGTAGGGTGTGATGCAGTAAACTGTACATCAGTTTCAGGGCCTTCTGATGAAAAAGATGAAACTATTCCTCAAGAAAAAGAGTGTCAGTCAGAActcaaaaaagacaaaaagactcGAACAAGAAGGTCTAGATTTCACTCTCCATCAACAACTTGGTCTCCTTCTAGAAGAGAAGGCAGGAAATCTCAATCACCATCCCCTAAAAGGGAGAGAACCATAGACAGGAGCTCCCGATCACCAAAGAAGGAAACTGTTAGGGAGGGAAGGAGATCTTTATCTCGGTCTCCAAAAAGAGAGGCActcaaagatgagaaaaaagcGCCATCTCGATCTCCAAAGAGGGAGACTGTCAGGGAAAGTAGGAGATCATCTTCTCGGTCAAGAACTAGGGATTCATCTCCCAGGCAAAAATCTAGATCTCGAAGCAGTGATAGAGATAGTCAAAGAAGAGATCGTGATagagagagaagaaataggAGATGGTCTAGGTCCCGGTCACGATCTAGGTCGAGATCGAGATCCAGGACAAGAAATAAAGGGTTTTCATCCTCTAGAAATGAGAGGGATGGTCATTCACCTCGATGGAAAGAGAGATGGGCAAATGACAGCTGGAGGAGTCCCAGAGGAAACGATCGATACAGAAGAAGTGATCaagagaaacagaatgaaaatctTAAAGAGAAGgacaatacagaaaaaaacagtgatgaACAATGTTCTTCAGACAAGCGGAGGAATGATTGTCCGGACTGGGTAATGGAAAGGATAAATTCTGTTCCTGAGGGCAGgaacagagagagagacaaacCACATTGGGAAGACAGCAGACATGATAATTCAGGACACGGTTGGAATAAAAACTTTGGTTCAGGTTGGATTCCAAATCGAGGGAGAGGTCACCGTGGCAGAGGTGGACGTGGCAGAGGTGGTTTCATGTATGGAGACCAGAGTGAAAATCACTGGCAAAATAGAAAACCTCTCTCAGGGAACTCAAATGGTTCTGGGAATGAAACTACAAGGTTCTCAGAACATCAGCCATACAAACATAAGAATGAGCAGGATTATTCTTTTGATACACCTGCTGATAGATCTGGGTGGACATCTGCCTCCAGCTGGGCTGTGAGAAAGACTTTACCTGCTGATGTGCAGAATTATTATTCCAGAAGAGGACGAAATTCTCCAAGCCCACAGTCTGGATGGGGAATGAGACAAGAAGAGGAGACATCTGAACAAG ATCCAAACCTCAAAGACCAAGGCAACCAGCAAAGTGATGGCTCTCAGTTACCAGTAAATATGATGCAGCAGCAGATGAACGTAATGCCGCAGGTGAACGCACAGCACCAACCCATGAATATGTTTCCATACCCCGTGGGTGTCCATCCTCCCATGATGAACATGCAACGCAGTCCTTTCAACATCCACCCTCCGATGCCCATGCATCTCCACGCCGGAGTGCCTCTCGTTCAGGTAGCTGCTCCCACAAATTTGTCTCAGGGATTACCTccgcctccacctccacccccaccaTCTCAACAAGTCAACTACATTGCTTCACAGCAAGATGGAAAACAATTGCAG gGTATGCAAAATGCTGCTCATGTGAGTAATAACATGAGTGCTCCAGCCTTGCCTGCGCCAACAGCAGTCCTGGGAAACGTGGGAACAGTTCAGGGACCAAGTTCTGGTAATGCAACGTCATCGAGTCACGTCAAAAGCTCTAATCCAGCTGTAaaaccaggagaaaacaaagcaagtgtGACAGTGGAAGCCACCGCAGATAGCTCGAAGAAGGACCAG aaattGTTAATTCAAGAAAAAGCGGCACAGGAGGTCAAGCTAGCTATTAAGCCTTTCTACCAAAATAAAGACATCACTAAGGAAGAATATAAAGAAATTGTGCGGAAAGCTGTGGATAAA GTTTGTCATAGCAAGAGCGGAGAAGTTAATTCTGCAAAAGTGGCCAATCTAGTGAAAGCGTATGTAGACAAATACAAACATTCTCggaagaaaaatccagaagAGGCAGTCTCCTGTGACAGGAAATAG